A stretch of DNA from Megalops cyprinoides isolate fMegCyp1 chromosome 17, fMegCyp1.pri, whole genome shotgun sequence:
TGATGAGCGTGGACGAGTCTCTCATGTGCTCCTttcaggtaacacacacacccatcatacatacacatcacatgcactcacacacacatccatcatacatatacacacacccatcctacatacacaccacacacacacacccccatcatacatacacaccacacttgcgcacgcacgcacgcacacacacacacacacacattgattcACAGACACACCTACACTCGCTCACAGTGTAAATACTCTGCACTCTCCTAGATCTTAAAGCCGTCAGAGAAGAAAGCCAAGTACCAGTACGGGGGTGTGAATTCGGGGCGGCCTGTCACCCCTCCACGCACCACCCAGGCCCCCAAGAAGAGGTGAGCGGCCGGCCCCACCCTCCCACTGCGCCCGCCTaaccctctcctctgcctgcgGGGGCGCTGTGgcccctctcactctcttacacacgtgtacatatacattttgcCGTGACCGATCTCTTCTTTCGCTTGTTGGTTTGTTGGTATTTCAGTATTAATATCATTAGTGGGCTGGTGTTGCTCGGCTCGCGGTACTTTGGGGTGCAGTGTGTCCCGGACCCTGCCTGCAGGGGATACAGGTGAAGGGCACCTGTGGGGCCGCAGTGAACACGTCTCACCTGTCAGCCCCGCCTCGGTCACTGACCGTGCCCGGAGTGAGGCAGCATGATTCCACAGGGAGGAACACTCAAACACAGTCAGTAACAGAACCAAGATCATGTTGcacccacatatacacatgtacacacacacgcacacacacacgcacacacacacacacacacacacacgcacacacacacgcacacacacacacacacgcgcacacacgcacacacacacacgcgcacacacacacacacacacgcacacacacacgcacacacacacacacgcacacacacacgcacgcacgcacacacacacacacacacacacacacgcacgcacacacgcgcgcacacgcacacgcacgcacacgcacacacgcatacacacacgcacgcacacacgcacgcacacacgcacgcacacacgcacgcacacgcacacacacacgcacacgcacgcacacacgcacacgcacgcacacacacacacacacacgcacacacgcacacacacgcacgcacacacacacgcacgcacacacacatgcacacacacacacacacacacgcacacacacacacacacagctgagcgCCCCGTACAGCAGACTGAGGAGGAAGTGTCCTCAGGGGCCTGTTGTAGCTGCGCTCCGGTCATGGGGGTTCAGAGCAGGGGTGCAGGGGTACCGTGGATCGTGAGTCTGCcctgagggttagggttagggttagtgaGTGTGTGCCCGTTTGTGGGGggcggagaggaggagatggtgTACCCGCTCTTCCACCTCCAGGCTTCCTGGTACCTGCACAGTGCAGCAGACTGTGGGTCTGAGAGAGAGCTCCAGCATTCAGTGCGTTATGGAGGCTGTGGTGTCGCCTGGCGGCAGCACTGTGTAGGTGTCAGTGACTGACTGAAGACAGCAGGCCCcttggaggagggggggggggttcccctCTCGACCCCACGGCTGAGCTGACGTGAAAATGAAGGATGCTGCATGGATACTGGACCATGCTCAGTCTGCCAGTCACAACAGGTCAGAATAGTCAacgcacacacctacacacacacatactaagAATACGTGCAAGTAAAAATTcagtcttttttatgtttttgatttttgttgtttgcttgttcTTTTCTCTTAATTTCCTAATGTTGGGAAAACTAAAAGTGTTAAAACAGCAGTTTTGAAATTTGTACAAGTTTGTTTCAAACTCTTTGAATTGAATAAACGGAAACAGACCCACCCAGTTTCCCGCCTGTGTGTGTCACCCGGGGCGACTCACAGGGACCCCTCGGAAAGCCCCATCGGCAGGACGAAAGGAGAGAGAATCTGTCCGCATCATTTCAGCACCATCCCAGGACCGATTTGTTCACACAGATCtgatcatttattcatatgttcataaaaaataatcaatggAATACAAAGGAACCATCGCTAGGTTAACGGTGAAAAACGTCACTGTGCATTTCCAGCAGAGACGGCGGGGTTTAGTGTGTCTGGCCCCTCCCCACAGCGGCGAGTGCGGGAGCCTTGTGCTACCCACAATCCCCCGGGGCAGCGTGTCAGGCCGACGGCAGGGCCTGGCGGACCGACGCTGGCACTCTGCTGAGGTAGCGCTGATGGTCTCGCAGCGTCGCCAGCACCCCCGCCGAATTCATGTGCTTCACGTCCGCGTCGTAGCGATACGCGTTGCCATGGATATCCGTCAGCttgcctgcagagagagggacacgCTGGAGTTCTATGTCCGTGCCTGTCCTAACACTCCAAACGTAACGTTCAGGCGGAACACCAACACTGTTCAACTAATAATACAACCATTCGCCCAGGAAACTGATCAGGTGAACTGCATGATTGAAACTCTCAAACTAAATAACTACTTTAACTACTAACTGCAAGCTAAATAATGCAGACTAAATAACCCTTGTCTcattggggtggggtggggaaggggggcggggcagggggcggggcagggggagcTCCTTACCCCCAACGGCGTGCAGAATGGCCTCAGGAGCGCAGGTGTCCCACTTTTTACAGCCAGGACTGGCAAAGACGTAGGCCGAGGCCTTCCCCTCCACCAGCTGGATTatctgcagggagagaaagaccaGGCCAGACTCAGACCCCTTTCATCTACACTGTACACGCAGGTCTGCAGatgtttctctccctgttttcaCTCTGAATGTTCCGCAGACGGGTCATGCACATGGATCTTTCCAGCAGCTAAACTGCAAATTACACAGATCAcctgcaggagacagacagccatTAAGATGTTAACCCTGCGAACGGGGCCTGGTGCCCCACAGCTGAGAGCTGTGAGCCCTTCTTCATGCGGAAGCTGCAGGCAAGAGGCTACAGAACCGCCTCATCTGAGGGCCTGGCGTGTGGCTGATACTGGGGGAATTTAATGCCGATTGAGTTACAGTTCTCTCTGAGATGGAGAAGTTTGAGAGAGGTACAGTTCTCCCCTCTCAGAGCGTGAGAGAGAAGTTTGAGAGAGGTACACTTCACTCCTTTAAGAACACTCACCTTATTTCCAGCCCCGCCCaccctgatgacatcatcaggcTCCATGGCCTGTACACAGTCTGTCACCACTTTGTTGCTATGGGAACGGGTAGTCGTGACAATGCAGTGTCCCCCTGGGACCTCCTGCAGCTGGAACCCAAACGCACccaatcccagcatgccccaCAGTGTCCTCCCCAGGGTGGCATCCGCCCCCAACTgtgcaagagggagagagggggagagggagagagacagagagaggtgagtaCTGAACTGTAACATTACCCATAAGAGTCTGGTCTGAGAGCATTTTAACTtggtctgtctctgctgcttaTAAAACTTacttttctgttctcttgtgcccgaagtcactcaggataagagtgtctgctaaatgtattgCCTTAGTTTATCATCAATTCTGACCGAACTTGAATcgtctttttcatattttaggTGAggcaaagcattgtgggtgaATGTCAGAGTATTTGGCTGGGGTTCAGTACCTGGTAGTTGAAGAAGGGCTGGTTTATGACACCGGCGATGGCTTTCCCATTGTATGCGATGCCAATCAGTACGGTCACATGATCCAGGAGCCCTTTGAACAGAACACAGCGCTGCGGCATTGACACATACGACACCATGAAAGTGCGATATTAGCTGCACGACGGCTCACTGAACAATACAGATCAACGCAATACATACTGTGATACTGACAACCAATACACAATAAGCTATTAAAGAGCTGATTGTGGGGGGAAATACCCTAAGCACATGGAGATATGCAAAAGAGGAGGGCCATGTTAACCAGCAGACAAGCGGAGAGGTGCACCTCGACCAGAAAGCGCCTTTGCTGAGTCACTGTAACAGTATGATATGGATTAAAGTTAAAGTTGCGTGAGAGTTCAGCAGCTCACCTTCGGTGTACTCTTTAGTGCCATCCAGTGGATCGACCCACACTACAAGCTGAGAGACGAGAgtgaagcacacacactctcatatgcagtaaaaacattatttcagacTCCAGCGCACATGCTACATTCCATTACACGTAGCCAAATCATTTTCCCTTTAAGTGATACCGTCTGTATTCTGAATGTAAGGGCATAAGGTGTGCTGCATAATTCTTTCCTAAAGCAGTCTCTGTGGAGCGGGCAGGGTGTaacagctccacacagctgccctgtcctctcccagcccctccctgcctctcctcgCCTCTGGCGCTGTGTCACCTCTTCCTCTCGAACACTGCTGTACTCTGCAGGGCACGGCTTCTGCAAAATCTCCTCATGCTGCCCGTTCTCAATCAGGTCCTCTTCCACAGTTTCGGGTGGCAAATCCTACAAGAGCAGGAAAGCAGTGTTGGGCTCCGTgctgggtgtgggtgggggggggggggctggccgTCCGCAGACTCACCTCCTCTCCGATGATGGTGACCTTGGGGAACTGGCGGGACAGGGAGGCGCAGATGCTTTTCTGGGCGAGCCGGTCGGCCACAGTCTGCAGGTCGTTGGCTCCTGTCTGTGCACACGGACTCACAGAGCTTCAGACACCAGTGAAGCAGCTTATCACCGACACATCTGACATCACAGACGCAGGCTGTCCCTGACctccaaacaccccccccccccccccccgcagacgCCCCCACCCTGCCTCTCACCTTCTCCACGATGCCGAGGTTGCCACTGTGCATCACCTTCCTCACCAGGCAGCCGGCCTTTTCCGCCACGGCGAAGGCTGAGGCCAGCAGGCGCATCACCACAGCTGGGCTGCCCGCCATCGCTGGCACCGGGGGCACAAGCATACAGCGGGGGTGAGAAACGCCCTCCCAGGGCAGCCATCACTCAATCACCGGGTCACTGAATCATTGAATCACCGGATCACCGGGCCACTGATTCACTGAATCACCGGATCACTGAATGCAGACATCTGGCTAATTCTCATCTGTGGAAACACGCTCAGGCTATGAACTCAAAGTGTCAGATGCTGGGGAAGAGATCAGATCTACTCCGATGCAGAATGAGCGAGACTGCCTCTCTGCATCTTCCCAGGGAGATGACACTCATACCCCCTCTGCAGATCACACTGATACTCCAGCGTTTCTGCACGCATGTTTCATGGTCACAGCTCTCAGAGGACTGAAGGCTGTACACAGTGCCGAAGGTTTTGGTTTTGATAAAGTATAGATGCTGCTCCTCGGCGTCACCTGTGCCAGTGTGTCATCCACACTCCACGGCTCTAACAGTGCTGTAATGACAGCGTGCCTGTGCATGCGCTGGTGCCGGTCCAGCCCGGACTCACCAGCCCACTGCCTGAAACGCTGCGTCTCAGAGGAGGAAGGATGTGTTTCTTTACTGCTCACTGTGAGCCCGTCTGTCCTGCagatcagcacagcacaccaaCCCGCTGCCCTGGAGGTTTTCCACCTGCCTCTCTTCCACAGTGAGTATGTACTTACACATGTACTATACATACTTATCAACAGACTACATATCCTTAGAAGTAGGAGATGAAGGCTGTGCTTTAGGTCAGGCACTCTGGATTACTTAAGATAGCAGAAGTGTTACAGTCAAACACATGACTTTCACTTCAATATCAATTGTTTGCAAACTGTATCACGAGTAGGAATCCAAAGGTCATATCCATGGCAACTGACTGAATACCTGGCTCTCAGATTCCGGAGTGGCACGGCCACACCTGTGAAGCACTGGGAAAACAAGGACGCTCAAACAGGTGTGATTCCCAGAGCACAGAGGGCaacacagaacaacaaacaCTACAGTTACATTCTCTGAAGCCATTCTGCTGCTCTGTTGGGTCGCCACACTGCAAAGCAGCTAAGTCAGTTACTGCGAGATTAATGCTGGTGATGACCAACCAATGAAAAGTGGAATTAAAGTCCACTTGAACCTTCGTTAAAACCTATGTGTTAAAAGCCACTGTTTCGGCTGgtgcagtgagagagatggTTTGGAGTAGTGGTCCTAATCGCATCACTGGATCTATTGTTACGCTAAATTAATGCCGGTGAGATACGCGGGAATTACGCAGCATTTCGCCAGACGCACAGGGTCACTTGCGCACCATCTACCTACGCTGTATCCACGTTATATTACTGACCAATCAGGGAGCAGTGCAGCGGGTCAGCTGACTCATCGCTGGTTACTGTAACAGTATCATTTCTATTGTGCTGTACCAAAACAGCGAAGGTATCTGTTGCTTCCATCCTATTTGAACATTATCATACTTCTACGCCACAGATAGCAGTTTCCAACGGTGTCCGCTGAAGCGGGGGTGAGAGGCGACTCTCATCCCGGAAATAAAGTGAAGAAGCACCGGGCAGCTCTTTTAATGGGAAAAGGCCCATTTATTCTCATTTAAGATTAACCCGATATCTGATATGTTTCAAATATTGTAAAGTAATCAGTCCATACGATTTAAAAACACCCGTTACTGCTTATACACTGAATTTCACttgtattggaaaaaaagataatcgCGACTAGTGGTTGGACTGGGATTTAGCAACACCTTGCCCAATTAGTTCATTGCTAACTAGCCAGGCGATAATGGTTTGCAAACTGACAATCTGTCATCACAATCAAAGTATGAAAACCACACTCAGCTTTGGCTGTCTGCTGATTTCACTACGATTTCCGCATATAACTGCTATTAGACGTAGGTAGCTGTTGATCTAGCcatttagcaagctagctaaaatATTACAGTTAGCTAACTGGCTATCAGGAGTTATGGTACAGCTCCACTCCGCTGCTACATCCGCAATGATATTACACACCGACACACAACGCTGTGATCTGAGCTGACATCATGCCGAAAGCGTTGTATTCaacaaatgcattcattgtTAAAGTTAATCAGGTCAGCGCATGGTTATGTGAGACTCACATGATTTCAGCCTTGCAGAACTTGTTCTCTTGAATTTGTAAGTCAGGAAGTGAAGCGCAGCCGGAACTGCTGGAGCTCCGGGTCCGAAGGACAGGCGCAAACTTGGTGCCCGACTGGAAGCGCAGATTTGGGAGAAACTGGAGCGATCCGCCTGCTTTCCAGTCTTTAAACAGTCTGCGCTGCGCAAGCGCACACAGACCGCCTACACACAAATGGCATGATCGTTGTTTCATATAGGAGCGCCGAGTTGCAGCACACGCATGCTTGTATTTTCCAATATAAAGCGGGCGGCGTATCTACAGATAGATGGCTAAGCTGGAAATTTGCAGTATATGTACAGCGAACATACGATATAGCTGCTCCTAATTGCTTGGAGGTTTTTTAATATGTACAGCTTGCTATTGGCTCCAATGAACATATTTTGCACTCGGTGAGAAGCATACAAAGGGAAAGAGccgaaaggttgcctgttcgatccccgctgggacactgctgctgtacccttgggcaaggtacttaacccacaattgcctcagtaaatatccagctgtataaacattgtacagaactgtaacctatgtaagtcgctttggataaaagcgtctgctaaatgaataaatgtaaattctgtgCATTTGAATCGATTTACATTTTACGTTAgaggtaaaatgtaaattgttgtGATGCTGGTGACCTGCGTTTGGAGGCTGCGCAGGTGAGGAGCCCCCGCTGAGGGGTGTGACCCTGAGAGCTGTCCCTGTCCCAGGGCCCCCCCAATTCTGGCAGTGTTATCAGCTGTGGGTGCAGCGCTGATATCTTGTACATGCTTCACACCGCCACCAGTCTGACCATGTGACCcctgagtctgagacactgcACGCATTCTCCAGGCCCTACTCTACAGTTATCCTCACACGGCCCTTGTGCGGTGGCCAG
This window harbors:
- the bpnt1 gene encoding 3'(2'),5'-bisphosphate nucleotidase 1, which gives rise to MAGSPAVVMRLLASAFAVAEKAGCLVRKVMHSGNLGIVEKTGANDLQTVADRLAQKSICASLSRQFPKVTIIGEEDLPPETVEEDLIENGQHEEILQKPCPAEYSSVREEELVVWVDPLDGTKEYTEGLLDHVTVLIGIAYNGKAIAGVINQPFFNYQLGADATLGRTLWGMLGLGAFGFQLQEVPGGHCIVTTTRSHSNKVVTDCVQAMEPDDVIRVGGAGNKIIQLVEGKASAYVFASPGCKKWDTCAPEAILHAVGGKLTDIHGNAYRYDADVKHMNSAGVLATLRDHQRYLSRVPASVRQALPSA